A genome region from Thermoproteota archaeon includes the following:
- a CDS encoding DNRLRE domain-containing protein, whose amino-acid sequence MRHLRSGSPFRCAEGHSHPDGEAATDTGIDVEAHSLTKSFSESTVTWSSHADSYGPLITTEHISFDAHEGTKINFDVTSYVKGKIGTGSPIHGFLLKVPSDTDDGVIFHSREGAPYDSWKPTLVITYKGPYIDVVASQTSLNLKQGEKAYVQLAIGGTFLGDAELSHKWVGSTPAGSPSRTAGSQARFPSPPPSR is encoded by the coding sequence ATTCGACATTTACGGTCAGGTTCCCCGTTCCGATGTGCAGAAGGCCACTCTCATCCTGACGGTGAAGCAGCCACCGATACCGGGATCGATGTTGAGGCACACTCCCTCACCAAGAGCTTCTCCGAGTCGACCGTGACCTGGTCGAGTCATGCTGACAGCTACGGTCCCCTGATAACCACGGAGCACATCAGCTTCGATGCCCACGAGGGGACTAAGATCAATTTCGATGTGACATCGTACGTGAAGGGGAAGATAGGGACGGGCAGCCCAATTCACGGCTTCCTGCTGAAGGTACCATCCGACACGGACGATGGCGTCATATTCCATTCTAGGGAGGGAGCTCCATACGACAGCTGGAAGCCGACCCTCGTGATCACCTACAAGGGACCGTACATCGATGTGGTGGCCAGCCAGACATCCCTGAATCTGAAGCAGGGTGAGAAGGCCTACGTCCAGCTCGCCATAGGGGGAACCTTCCTAGGCGACGCGGAGCTGTCCCACAAGTGGGTGGGATCGACCCCGGCGGGATCACCCTCACGTACAGCAGGATCTCAGGCAAGGTTCCCTTCGCCTCCACCCTCGAGGTAG